In Gemmatimonadales bacterium, a single window of DNA contains:
- the glyA gene encoding serine hydroxymethyltransferase, with protein sequence MSRHNTAGLREADPAVAAIVDRELRRQRDGLELIASENFASRAVIDAMGTPLTNKYAEGYPGRRYYGGCEVVDEVERLAIERAKRIFGAGHANVQPHSGAQANLAAYMALIAPGDLLMGMSLPHGGHLTHGASVNHSGMIFRAVQYGVDPATGLIDYDAVRDLARAERPKLIIAGGSAYARIIDFEAFRSIADEVEAYLLVDMAHFSGLVAGGVYPSPIPFADVTTSTTHKTLRGPRGGMILCGEALAKQVDKSVFPGHQGGPLMHVIAAKAVAFGEVLEPDFRIYARRVVENAKALAVALQGRGFDIVSGGTDSHLMLVDLRPKGLTGKLAEQLLDRAGITVNKNTIPDDPQSPFVTSGIRLGTPALTTRGMGTAEMKRIAQLIDRVLVGQDDRTIETVGREVQELARAFPLYQADPA encoded by the coding sequence GTGAGTCGTCACAATACCGCCGGTCTGCGGGAAGCTGATCCGGCCGTGGCCGCCATCGTGGACCGCGAACTGCGCCGTCAGCGGGATGGCCTGGAGCTGATCGCGAGCGAGAACTTCGCCAGCCGCGCCGTCATCGACGCGATGGGCACGCCGCTGACCAACAAGTACGCCGAGGGCTATCCGGGGCGCCGCTACTATGGCGGCTGCGAGGTGGTCGACGAGGTGGAGCGGCTGGCCATCGAACGGGCCAAGCGCATCTTCGGCGCGGGGCACGCCAACGTGCAGCCGCACAGCGGCGCCCAGGCCAACCTCGCGGCCTACATGGCCCTCATCGCGCCCGGCGACCTGCTGATGGGCATGTCCCTCCCGCATGGCGGTCACCTGACTCATGGCGCGTCGGTCAACCACAGCGGCATGATCTTCCGCGCGGTGCAGTACGGGGTTGACCCGGCCACCGGACTCATCGACTACGACGCGGTACGCGATCTGGCGCGCGCCGAGCGGCCCAAGCTGATCATCGCCGGCGGCAGTGCCTACGCCCGGATCATCGATTTTGAGGCGTTCCGCAGCATCGCCGATGAAGTCGAGGCGTACCTCCTGGTGGACATGGCGCACTTCTCGGGACTCGTGGCCGGGGGTGTGTACCCGTCGCCGATTCCGTTTGCGGATGTGACCACCAGCACCACGCACAAGACGCTGCGCGGCCCGCGGGGCGGCATGATCCTGTGCGGCGAGGCCCTGGCCAAGCAGGTGGACAAGTCGGTCTTCCCGGGGCACCAGGGCGGTCCGCTGATGCATGTCATCGCCGCCAAGGCGGTCGCCTTCGGTGAGGTGCTCGAGCCCGACTTCCGCATCTACGCGCGGAGGGTGGTCGAAAACGCCAAGGCGCTCGCCGTCGCGCTGCAGGGCCGGGGCTTCGACATCGTGTCGGGGGGCACCGATTCCCACCTGATGCTGGTCGACCTCCGGCCCAAGGGGCTGACCGGCAAGCTCGCCGAGCAGCTGCTTGACCGCGCCGGAATCACCGTCAACAAGAACACCATCCCCGACGATCCGCAGTCGCCGTTCGTGACCAGCGGCATTCGCCTCGGCACCCCGGCGCTCACGACGCGCGGCATGGGGACGGCGGAAATGAAGCGGATTGCCCAGCTGATCGACCGCGTGCTCGTGGGCCAGGACGACAGGACCATCGAGACCGTCGGCCGTGAGGTGCAGGAGCTGGCCCGCGCCTTCCCGCTCTACCAGGCAGACCCCGCGTGA
- a CDS encoding septum formation initiator family protein produces the protein MSRVAIARIVIIVLAAIFALQGGEYSVWNWWELRQAEARETAAVAELEEAVDSLEQAAKAIETDPRVQERVARESFGMIKNGEFLFRVLPPQEP, from the coding sequence GTGAGCCGAGTCGCCATTGCCCGGATCGTCATTATTGTCCTGGCCGCAATCTTTGCGCTGCAGGGCGGGGAATACAGCGTCTGGAACTGGTGGGAACTGCGGCAGGCGGAGGCGCGGGAAACGGCGGCGGTGGCGGAGCTGGAGGAGGCCGTTGACTCGCTGGAACAGGCGGCCAAGGCTATCGAGACCGACCCGCGGGTCCAGGAGCGGGTGGCGCGAGAATCGTTCGGCATGATCAAGAACGGCGAGTTTCTGTTCCGGGTGCTCCCGCCCCAGGAACCTTGA
- a CDS encoding NAD(P)H-hydrate dehydratase — protein MHIPVITPAQSAEWDRRAEAAGIAVATLMDAAGRASAAVIATRFGPALRGGVLVAAGTGNNGGDGWVVARTLHKHDIPVWVAPLPGAASSLNTQVRAIALAEGVRQVSPEGPWPTVALAVDAVLGTGASGAPRGAVAILMERLRDLRVPLVALDGPTGVDLLTGAAWGPAGADLSISFGAPRRGHLLARDEVGDVVIVDIGLPAADPAWPVLMTDAQAAEWLKPFPARAHKGNRGRIVVIGGNVGMTGALRMAGRGAFATGAGLVYGVAPAESTAALTGAEPDLQLRAHPFQGTPSADLLSLVGEANAVVIGPGLGRSRDSAGFVEAILRGSSAAVLDADGLVAFHGALPLLREIASGRELVLTPHPGEFRSLFPHLAGTLDTDPWGAAESAAQETGATILLKGVPSVVASPGRATQSIAVGTPGLATGGSGDIRSGICGTMLGTGLPGAQAVALAAQALGRAGELAARRHTARAMRPMDVVEALPDLWRAWALLRSSPPRPILPVLVELDRPRS, from the coding sequence ATGCACATCCCGGTAATCACCCCCGCACAATCCGCCGAGTGGGATCGTCGTGCCGAGGCGGCCGGTATCGCCGTCGCGACGCTGATGGATGCCGCGGGGCGGGCGAGTGCGGCCGTGATCGCCACCAGGTTTGGGCCGGCCCTGCGCGGCGGCGTCCTGGTGGCGGCGGGGACCGGCAACAACGGCGGCGACGGGTGGGTGGTCGCACGCACGCTCCACAAGCACGACATCCCCGTCTGGGTCGCGCCCCTGCCCGGCGCCGCCTCCTCTCTCAATACGCAGGTTCGCGCCATCGCCCTCGCCGAGGGTGTCCGGCAGGTGTCTCCTGAAGGACCGTGGCCGACCGTGGCGCTTGCCGTGGATGCCGTGCTCGGCACGGGGGCGTCGGGCGCCCCCCGCGGCGCGGTCGCCATCCTCATGGAGCGCCTGCGCGATCTGCGCGTGCCGCTGGTCGCGCTCGATGGACCGACGGGCGTCGATCTGCTCACCGGCGCCGCCTGGGGTCCCGCCGGCGCGGATCTCTCCATCTCGTTCGGTGCGCCGCGACGGGGCCACCTCCTTGCGCGCGATGAAGTCGGTGACGTCGTCATTGTGGATATCGGTCTCCCGGCGGCGGACCCCGCCTGGCCGGTCCTGATGACCGACGCCCAGGCGGCGGAGTGGTTGAAGCCCTTTCCCGCCCGCGCGCACAAAGGCAATCGGGGACGGATCGTGGTGATCGGTGGCAACGTCGGGATGACCGGCGCCCTGCGGATGGCGGGACGGGGCGCCTTCGCGACGGGTGCGGGGCTGGTCTACGGCGTGGCGCCGGCGGAGTCGACCGCGGCACTGACCGGCGCAGAGCCAGACCTCCAACTGCGTGCCCACCCGTTCCAGGGGACGCCGAGCGCCGACCTCCTCTCGCTCGTGGGGGAGGCCAATGCCGTGGTCATCGGCCCCGGGCTGGGCCGTTCCCGTGACAGCGCCGGGTTCGTCGAGGCTATCCTGAGGGGCTCTTCTGCCGCGGTGCTCGACGCCGACGGGCTGGTGGCGTTCCACGGCGCGCTGCCGCTCCTCCGGGAGATTGCGAGTGGACGGGAACTTGTTCTCACGCCGCATCCGGGTGAGTTCCGCTCGCTCTTCCCGCACCTGGCCGGTACGCTGGACACCGATCCTTGGGGTGCCGCGGAATCGGCGGCGCAAGAGACGGGGGCGACGATCCTGCTCAAGGGGGTGCCGAGCGTCGTGGCCAGCCCGGGGCGTGCCACGCAGTCGATCGCCGTCGGCACTCCCGGCCTGGCCACTGGTGGCAGCGGCGACATCCGCTCCGGCATCTGTGGCACCATGCTCGGAACCGGGCTCCCGGGCGCGCAGGCGGTCGCACTTGCGGCCCAGGCCCTTGGCCGTGCCGGTGAACTGGCCGCGCGGCGTCACACGGCGCGAGCGATGCGACCGATGGACGTGGTGGAAGCCCTTCCGGACCTCTGGCGCGCATGGGCCCTCCTGCGCTCCAGTCCTCCCCGTCCCATTTTGCCGGTGCTGGTAGAACTCGACCGCCCCCGGTCCTGA
- the eno gene encoding phosphopyruvate hydratase gives MSTIIEVHAREILDSRGNPTVEADVILSSGASGRAAVPSGASTGEHEASELRDGDAKRFAGKGVMEAVRNVNELIGPRLEGMTAEDQILIDSEMMDLDGTPNKSKLGANAILAVSLAVARAAAEDVGLPLYRYLGGPMAHVMPVPMMNILNGGAHASNNVDAQEFMIVPIGAETFPEGLRMGVEVFHSLKKVLTGMKLSTAVGDEGGFAPMLPSNEAALDVVMQAIESAGYQPGKDVAIALDVAASELYKGGKYVFKKGDGSVRTAEELVDLYAQWVDRYPIVSIEDGLAEDDWDGWATLTERLHDRVQLVGDDLFCTNVDRLARGIEAGTANAILIKVNQIGTLTETLQCIELAKGSSYGVVISHRSGETEDTFIADLAVATGAAQIKTGSASRTDRVAKYNQLLRINEELDEVAHYPGRDLYPL, from the coding sequence ATGTCTACGATCATTGAAGTCCATGCACGCGAAATTCTTGACAGCCGGGGCAACCCCACCGTCGAGGCCGACGTCATCCTCTCCAGCGGTGCCAGCGGGCGTGCCGCGGTGCCGAGCGGGGCGTCCACCGGCGAGCATGAGGCGTCGGAGCTCCGCGACGGTGACGCGAAGCGTTTTGCCGGCAAGGGCGTTATGGAGGCGGTCCGCAACGTCAACGAGCTGATCGGCCCGCGGCTCGAGGGGATGACGGCGGAGGACCAGATTCTCATCGACAGCGAGATGATGGATCTCGACGGGACCCCTAACAAGAGCAAGCTGGGCGCCAACGCGATCCTCGCGGTGTCGCTGGCGGTGGCGCGGGCGGCGGCCGAGGATGTGGGCCTCCCGCTCTATCGTTATCTCGGCGGCCCGATGGCGCACGTCATGCCGGTGCCGATGATGAACATCCTCAACGGCGGCGCGCACGCCAGCAACAACGTGGACGCCCAGGAGTTCATGATCGTGCCGATCGGCGCCGAGACCTTTCCGGAGGGGCTCCGGATGGGGGTTGAGGTGTTCCACTCGCTGAAGAAGGTCCTGACCGGCATGAAGCTCTCGACCGCCGTGGGCGACGAGGGCGGGTTCGCGCCGATGCTGCCGAGCAATGAGGCGGCGCTCGACGTGGTGATGCAGGCCATCGAATCGGCGGGCTACCAGCCGGGCAAGGACGTGGCGATCGCGCTCGACGTGGCCGCGTCGGAGCTGTACAAGGGTGGGAAGTACGTGTTCAAGAAGGGCGACGGCAGCGTGCGCACCGCCGAGGAGCTGGTGGATCTCTACGCGCAGTGGGTCGACCGGTATCCGATCGTCTCCATCGAGGACGGGCTGGCGGAGGACGACTGGGACGGCTGGGCCACGTTGACGGAACGGCTGCACGACCGGGTCCAGCTGGTGGGCGACGACCTCTTCTGCACGAACGTGGACCGACTGGCGCGGGGGATCGAGGCGGGCACGGCCAACGCCATCCTGATCAAGGTCAACCAGATCGGGACCCTGACCGAGACGCTCCAGTGCATCGAGCTGGCCAAGGGGAGCTCCTACGGCGTGGTGATCAGCCATCGGTCGGGGGAGACGGAAGACACCTTCATCGCCGACCTGGCGGTGGCCACGGGGGCGGCGCAGATCAAGACGGGGAGCGCCAGCCGGACGGACCGGGTGGCCAAGTACAACCAGCTGCTCCGCATCAATGAGGAACTGGACGAGGTGGCCCATTACCCTGGCCGGGACCTTTATCCGCTGTGA
- a CDS encoding ABC transporter permease has translation MRRISDLLFRIRAVFGADRMEHDLAEELQFHVEMETEKYIRQGDAPEVARARAERAFGNATRRKQAIRDGWGVGLVRDAVNDLRHATRQLRRNPGFTVTVLLTLALGIGATTAIASLVRQVLLRHAPVAEPSQLAALYTSCRRGDLRCSSSYPDFIDYRDRSRLFTGMVAASPLSLNIGTEGSARLVTGEVVSEGFFEQLGLAPSLGRLLMPSDGERGNAQAVAVVSHDFWREAFGGDSSIVGRDVLINGAPFTVVGVGPAGYRGLSLTTPRDVWLPMHAATFLGPSGGSASQLDNYDSRNSRWIGTIIGRLAPGATIEGARQEMAGIAAQLGEEFPEERAAIGGPRKITVDPAGRYILPVGREAELRNFLALLVGTVLFTLVLACANIANLLLARATARGRELGVQLAIGASRGRVVRMLLTESILLGVLGAAAGLLVAAVMIRWLSAYELPGGVGIGAMDVTMDGTVLTFALLLAVGTAMLFGLVPALHASRQDLVGVIRGDPPRREGMAITQVRRGLVALQVGLCLVLLAGSAIFARTVRNSLDADLGFDGSGTVQLRYNAGLLGMSPEQQAGARRVLLDRVRAIPGVSAASLASLTPLQGAGFQGFFAEIDGYAPKPDEEIRFDAVFVSAGYFAAQGMTILEGRPIEDRDASGAPPVALVNQYAARRYWGDRSAIGGRLRLPDSTEVVIVGVVADPTWDAIGEETTPFVFVSLDQFPQFASRGFLTLSARGPGDGLALIPAVRGAFREVLPGLSPSRVGTMTAQVESVLMPQRLGSLLLTIFGGLTLLLAGVGIYGVVGYNVLRQARELGIRIAVGASSATILRTVVAGMTGPVLLGLAVGLAAVIVIGKSVAGFLYQVGPADPASLALAAVALLFVALVAVLIPAWRATRIDPAKVLMAE, from the coding sequence ATGCGGCGCATCTCTGATCTGCTGTTCAGGATCCGCGCGGTGTTTGGTGCAGATCGCATGGAGCACGACCTCGCCGAGGAGCTGCAGTTTCACGTCGAGATGGAAACCGAGAAGTACATCCGGCAGGGCGACGCGCCGGAGGTGGCCCGGGCCCGCGCCGAGCGTGCCTTCGGGAACGCCACCCGTCGCAAGCAGGCGATTCGCGACGGCTGGGGTGTCGGGCTGGTCCGCGACGCCGTCAACGACCTGCGCCACGCGACACGGCAACTGCGCCGCAATCCCGGCTTCACGGTGACGGTGCTGTTGACACTCGCCCTGGGTATCGGCGCCACGACGGCGATCGCCAGCCTCGTCCGCCAGGTCTTGCTGCGCCACGCCCCGGTGGCGGAGCCGTCGCAACTCGCCGCGCTGTACACCTCCTGCCGTCGAGGCGACCTGCGCTGCTCCAGTTCGTATCCCGATTTCATCGACTATCGCGACCGTTCCCGCCTCTTCACCGGCATGGTGGCCGCCAGCCCGCTGTCGCTCAACATCGGGACGGAGGGAAGCGCCCGGCTCGTCACCGGCGAGGTCGTGTCGGAAGGCTTCTTCGAGCAGCTCGGCCTGGCCCCGTCCCTGGGTCGTCTCCTGATGCCCAGCGATGGGGAGCGGGGAAATGCCCAGGCGGTGGCGGTCGTGAGCCACGACTTCTGGCGCGAGGCGTTCGGGGGTGATTCCTCGATTGTCGGACGCGACGTCCTCATCAACGGCGCCCCGTTTACGGTCGTGGGGGTCGGTCCGGCAGGCTATCGCGGCCTCAGCCTCACCACGCCGCGCGATGTCTGGCTGCCGATGCACGCGGCCACCTTCCTCGGACCGTCGGGTGGCTCCGCAAGTCAGCTCGACAATTACGACTCCCGGAACTCCCGGTGGATCGGCACGATCATCGGGCGACTGGCGCCAGGGGCCACCATCGAGGGCGCGCGCCAGGAAATGGCGGGCATTGCGGCACAGCTCGGCGAGGAGTTTCCTGAGGAACGCGCCGCGATCGGAGGGCCGAGGAAGATCACCGTCGATCCCGCGGGACGGTACATCCTGCCGGTGGGCCGCGAGGCGGAGCTCCGCAACTTCCTGGCGCTCCTGGTCGGGACCGTCCTCTTCACCCTCGTACTGGCCTGCGCGAACATCGCCAACCTGCTGCTGGCACGGGCCACGGCCAGGGGCCGGGAACTCGGGGTGCAGCTGGCCATCGGCGCGTCGCGGGGACGGGTCGTCCGGATGCTGCTCACGGAGAGCATCCTCCTCGGCGTGCTCGGCGCGGCCGCAGGACTGCTGGTCGCCGCGGTGATGATCCGGTGGCTCTCCGCCTACGAGCTTCCCGGTGGCGTGGGCATCGGGGCGATGGATGTGACCATGGACGGGACCGTGCTGACCTTCGCGCTGCTGCTGGCGGTCGGGACGGCAATGCTCTTCGGACTCGTCCCGGCGCTGCACGCCAGCCGGCAGGATCTGGTCGGCGTGATCCGGGGCGATCCCCCTCGCCGCGAAGGGATGGCGATCACGCAGGTACGGCGTGGGCTGGTGGCCCTACAGGTGGGGTTGTGCCTGGTGCTGCTGGCCGGATCGGCGATCTTTGCGCGCACGGTGCGCAACAGTCTTGATGCCGACCTGGGCTTCGACGGATCGGGCACCGTGCAGTTGCGGTACAACGCCGGGCTGCTCGGGATGAGTCCGGAACAGCAAGCCGGCGCGCGACGCGTGCTGCTCGACCGGGTACGGGCAATCCCGGGCGTCTCGGCGGCGTCCCTGGCTTCGCTGACGCCGCTGCAAGGCGCCGGGTTCCAGGGGTTTTTCGCCGAGATCGATGGGTATGCGCCGAAGCCCGATGAGGAGATCCGGTTCGACGCGGTCTTCGTCAGCGCCGGGTACTTCGCGGCTCAGGGGATGACCATCCTGGAAGGCCGCCCGATCGAGGACCGGGATGCATCCGGCGCCCCGCCGGTGGCGCTGGTCAACCAGTATGCGGCGCGGCGGTACTGGGGCGACCGGTCAGCGATCGGCGGCCGGCTCCGGCTACCCGATTCCACAGAGGTCGTGATCGTCGGAGTGGTGGCCGACCCCACGTGGGATGCCATCGGTGAGGAGACGACACCCTTTGTCTTCGTGTCCCTGGACCAGTTTCCCCAGTTCGCCTCCAGGGGCTTCCTGACGCTCTCGGCGCGCGGCCCAGGCGATGGACTGGCATTGATCCCTGCGGTGCGGGGGGCGTTTCGGGAGGTGCTGCCGGGATTGTCGCCGAGCCGGGTCGGGACCATGACGGCGCAGGTCGAGTCCGTGCTCATGCCTCAGCGCCTCGGCTCGCTGTTGCTGACGATATTCGGCGGCCTCACGTTGCTGCTGGCGGGCGTCGGGATTTACGGTGTGGTGGGCTACAACGTCCTGCGCCAGGCGCGAGAACTGGGTATCCGCATTGCCGTCGGGGCCTCGTCGGCGACCATCCTGCGGACGGTCGTGGCTGGCATGACGGGGCCGGTCCTGCTCGGCCTCGCGGTGGGACTGGCGGCGGTGATCGTCATCGGGAAGAGCGTCGCCGGATTCCTTTACCAGGTCGGTCCGGCGGATCCCGCAAGTCTGGCGCTCGCTGCCGTTGCCTTGTTGTTCGTCGCGCTGGTCGCCGTGTTGATCCCGGCGTGGCGTGCAACGCGAATCGATCCCGCCAAGGTGCTGATGGCGGAGTAG
- a CDS encoding lysophospholipid acyltransferase family protein: MTFLRTAWLLLVALPVTAFYATWSVLASWVGIRYAPHNVYDRIMIGWSRILLRANGVRVVAEGLEHIDPAASYVFIANHTSIVDIWALLVALPNSFRYVAKRELSRVPVFGRAMSSAGNIFIDRANLASSFSSYDAAAAMLNNGRSAMVFAEGTRSLDGRLLPFKKGPFVLAIRAGVPLVPVCIRGAFERTPKGVLSVRPGEVIVRVGEPIGTVGMAYEDRDTLSSTARAAIEAMAAR, translated from the coding sequence GTGACCTTCCTCCGGACGGCATGGCTGCTCCTCGTCGCGCTGCCCGTGACAGCGTTTTACGCCACCTGGTCGGTCCTCGCATCCTGGGTCGGCATCCGATACGCGCCGCACAATGTGTACGACCGCATCATGATTGGATGGTCCCGCATCCTGCTCAGGGCGAACGGCGTGCGGGTGGTCGCCGAGGGCCTGGAACATATCGATCCAGCCGCATCCTACGTGTTCATCGCCAACCACACCTCCATCGTGGACATCTGGGCCCTCCTCGTCGCGCTGCCCAACAGCTTTCGGTACGTGGCCAAGCGCGAGTTGTCCCGCGTCCCGGTCTTCGGCCGGGCCATGTCATCCGCCGGCAACATCTTCATCGATCGCGCCAACCTGGCCTCCTCCTTTTCGAGCTATGACGCCGCGGCCGCGATGCTGAACAACGGGCGCTCGGCCATGGTCTTCGCCGAGGGGACCAGGAGTCTCGATGGCCGCCTCCTTCCGTTCAAGAAGGGACCCTTCGTCCTCGCCATCCGCGCGGGGGTGCCGTTGGTGCCGGTCTGTATCCGCGGTGCCTTCGAGCGAACCCCCAAGGGGGTCCTCAGTGTCCGGCCCGGCGAGGTCATCGTCCGCGTCGGCGAGCCGATCGGCACCGTGGGCATGGCCTACGAGGATCGCGACACCCTGAGCAGCACGGCGAGGGCGGCCATCGAGGCAATGGCGGCGCGTTGA
- a CDS encoding PadR family transcriptional regulator, giving the protein MSRPKSDMIKGTLDLLILRVLAREPTHGWGISERIHRISEDALAVNQGSLYSALHRLTRDGCIRSYWEATENNRRARYYALTPAGAAQLETETDHWHRLSVAVHKILATG; this is encoded by the coding sequence ATGTCCCGCCCAAAATCCGACATGATCAAGGGCACCCTCGATCTGCTGATTCTCCGCGTCCTCGCCCGCGAGCCGACCCACGGCTGGGGGATTTCGGAGCGGATTCACCGAATCTCCGAGGATGCGCTGGCCGTCAACCAGGGTTCGTTGTACAGCGCCCTCCATCGGCTCACCCGCGACGGCTGTATCCGCTCCTACTGGGAGGCCACGGAGAACAACCGCCGCGCACGCTACTACGCGCTGACCCCGGCGGGCGCCGCTCAGCTGGAGACGGAGACCGATCACTGGCATCGCCTCTCCGTTGCCGTCCACAAGATTCTCGCCACCGGCTGA
- the thiL gene encoding thiamine-phosphate kinase has translation MTDIPLGGGAEFDRIRAIAAALGPAATGLGNDCAVLPPGFGEVVLSTDLSVEGVHFRREWLSLQEIGWRAAAASLSDLAAAGAEVVGLTASVGAPGDASSDDLVELMRGVGAAAAAAGGRVLGGDLARSPTWVVDITVVGRSARPVSRSEARPGDTLWVTGTLGGARAALHAWERGDSPAPGARERFAHPVPRIAEGRWLAAHGAHAMLDLSDGLGGDAAHLAAASEVRIEIDLEQIPVHPDAVTCALARGDAIQAFAARGGEDYELLVALPKTFDDAEARRFQQDTGTVLTRIGRLKRGAGVAATFAGVPVALSGYDHFA, from the coding sequence ATGACGGACATTCCCCTCGGCGGTGGCGCAGAATTCGACCGGATCAGGGCGATCGCTGCCGCACTAGGGCCCGCCGCGACCGGGCTGGGGAACGACTGCGCGGTGCTGCCACCGGGCTTTGGCGAGGTCGTCCTCAGCACCGACCTCAGCGTCGAGGGGGTCCATTTTCGCCGCGAGTGGCTGTCGCTGCAGGAGATAGGGTGGCGGGCCGCCGCCGCGTCGCTCTCGGACCTCGCCGCCGCCGGGGCGGAGGTGGTCGGGCTGACCGCGAGCGTGGGTGCCCCTGGCGATGCCTCTTCTGATGACCTGGTCGAGCTGATGCGAGGGGTGGGCGCCGCCGCCGCCGCCGCAGGAGGGCGGGTGCTCGGGGGCGATCTTGCCCGCTCGCCGACCTGGGTGGTGGACATCACGGTCGTGGGGCGGTCGGCTCGTCCGGTGTCCCGCTCGGAGGCGCGTCCCGGTGATACGCTCTGGGTCACAGGGACGCTGGGGGGCGCTCGCGCGGCGCTGCACGCCTGGGAGCGCGGCGACTCCCCGGCGCCAGGGGCGCGTGAACGGTTTGCCCACCCGGTGCCACGGATCGCCGAGGGGCGGTGGTTGGCGGCGCACGGCGCGCACGCGATGCTGGATCTTTCGGACGGCCTCGGCGGCGACGCCGCGCATCTTGCCGCCGCGTCCGAGGTTCGCATCGAGATTGACCTGGAGCAGATCCCGGTGCATCCCGACGCCGTGACCTGCGCCTTGGCCCGGGGCGACGCCATTCAGGCCTTCGCGGCGCGGGGCGGGGAGGACTACGAGCTGCTGGTGGCGTTGCCGAAGACCTTCGACGACGCCGAGGCGCGCCGGTTCCAGCAGGATACCGGCACGGTCCTCACCAGAATCGGCCGCCTCAAGCGGGGCGCGGGGGTCGCCGCCACCTTTGCCGGGGTCCCCGTCGCGCTCTCCGGTTACGATCACTTCGCGTGA